Part of the Spinacia oleracea cultivar Varoflay chromosome 5, BTI_SOV_V1, whole genome shotgun sequence genome, aaaataaatcaccaaatgcccaaatcTAAAATTTacctttttaaagcccaacggaTAGTTTTTGGAATTGAAAAATAGCCGTTgcttagccgttgcttattgtttttataaaatattttccaactcaaaacaaaggaattaccaagatattaccgccaccgtgataaagGCTAagactatttaccagaattacgcagcgaaattaactaactttcaaaacatattaaatagttaatggccattaaaacaaactggaaccactaaggcccaaaaccaaaatattaaatatttcaaaatccattaacCAAAAATAGTACTAATAAcgatagtagtcatgactataaatagagtttatgaaatacggaagattaaactctcaacacgaatcccatgataacttctcccgcaagttatctctacaaacctgctttattaaaattctactccccaacaacgcaaatgcaattgatggatcatcataggcactactacaaaaagcgTGATATCTCGACGTTGTAGCCTCGACGATGTGGTAGGCTGTCAACGTGAAATATTGTTTCGCGTTATTTCTCGACGGGGTTTGATGTCTATGTAATTTCTCAACATGGAAAAGCGTCGAGGAATCAGATAGATGTCACATGTGGCGCACGTGATCTTAAAAAGTGGCAGCGGGTTTcctttattcaatatttggggaaAAGAAAACCGCTCCCGATAAACCCTAAAATTGTTTCTCAACTTCCCACTCACCACCTCCATCTCTTTCACTCACCTCTTCTTCTAAGGAGTTGTAAGTTCAACTTCACAAATTGTTTCCCCTTGCCGTTTGTATTTGTTTTCTATCTACCTCTTTCCCTTTCGATTTTCCCATATTTTGGGTTCAAATTGTGTAATTTGGGATTTACGTTTCTATTTGGCTGAATCGGAGACTCAAGAAATATGGATAGGTCAGATTTCAGTTATCAATTTCGatatattttattcaaatttggTCTTATGAATTTAGGTTTTTCTAATTGCCTTAAAACATTTTTGTTTGGTGGAATGGATGTTAATTGATGAAAATCAAAGATAAATTCGTGGGACTCAGATCCTGGTTCCAAGCTCCCGTTCAACGTTCATGATTTCGGAGATACCTAATTCTCTCATAGGTCAGGTCAGTTCACAATTACAATCCcattaatttatgtttttatgCCTTTTGTTGGTGAAGCAATCTAGGTCTAGTCTCACTTTCTTGTTAGAAAATTTGAATccggtttttattttttgattgtCGGGGTTTGATAATTCGAGAATCGCAATGGTGGTTTATTGATCCGTGTGAATAAATctggaatttgaggttttaaTCAACATTGAAATATACGTTTGAgtttgttttaatttattttttacaatagTCCATCCCCTTCTTTATCATTGTAGTATTTTCCAGTAcaagaatttttatttttgtttcttttttggtTATTATATGCCAAGGACTTCTTAATTCATAATTTTAGAATACAGGGTAGAACTTTTTTTTAACTTGTATCATTGTATGTGATTTTGGGTGCAGCCATGAGGCATTTAGTATTTCCGTTGAACTTCCTTCTATTTATGGTTTGGAAACAGAAGTCTAGTTGAAGTTATATCATGTTTGAATGATGATTATATTGAGTAATTCTAAATTGTTATTCTATGTTTTTTACTCCTGGGGTTTGCTGACCATTTTAGGCACAAAGAAACCTTCACTAATATTTTCAGTTCTAAAGTATCAAGCATCAAGCAAATAACttgaccattttcaactttttgtTTGCTATGAATTACTATATACAATTCAATGCATTTCGAATATACTACCATGTACTATTCGTTCTATTCAGCAGAAAGAACAAGGTTTGGGTTGTACATATCTAATCCCATATACTCTACCTTTGGAATGAGACTCATGACATGCATTGTGTAAGATAGCCTAATCGACCAACTTTTTGTTCatcgaaaaaaaaattcaagagcTTTTCCATCTCTCTTCCTCCACACTGCAGTCGATCTGAGAAACTGAACACGATCTTGGAGCATCCAAATTTCAACGAGCTTCAATATTTTCTCAGATCCGAACCAGAAGAAACTATGGCATATGCTTATTCTCAACCTTGAAAAGTTCATTGCTCTAGCCATTTTATAGGTCTGTAATAGCTTCAATCTCTGATATTGTGATGTTATTTCCGATTTTGCTTGAACTTCATGTTTATTTTGCTGCGATTGTGTTGCGTTTTCTTGTTTGCTATGGATTTCAAGgaatttaggttttttttttacttgtacGATTATGTGTTGTGAGATTAGGGTTTTGAGGGATCGATCTTCGAGGATTTGAGCGGAATTAGGATTTCACATTGGTTTTATATGTTTTAGAGTACAAAGGTAATTGAGGAACTAGTCAAAATATGATTAAATTTGGTTTATTTGTCTATTTCTTCAGCGAAATTGGGTCTATGTAAATGCAAGAACTATTGTTGTAATGTGATTAGTCATGCTTGACTTTGTTAGTTTCTTTGTTTGATTTGAAGTCTACTGATTCCGTATTGCTACTGGTTCTACAAATGTTGGATTTGTACCCAGCTTGAATCAAATGGAACtgtcttgttgtattctctaaTGGTGTAATGAGTCTGAGTGCTACATTGAAAAAAAATCTGTGTTCTTTGATAATTTACAGGTAATGTATTTTCTCTTAAAACTTCTAGTATTGGTTTCTTTGTTGCAGTCATTTTTACACTCTGTTTTTATTTTCTGCTAACATTGTTTGCTGTCATTTGCAGGTTCTCCGAATTTGGAGGTCCAGTTCACGAGCGACCTGTTGAAGATTTGGCTTTTGCAGTTGCCCGTTTCATACAAAGCGGTGGTTCATACATTTACTATTACATGGTTAGTAGTTGTTTATGAGCATCCTCTTATTGTTTTTGTTATTGACATTAGAAGGTTAATGTCTGGCCCTTTTGCTTTCTGATGTTGTTCACTTCTACTGACAGTACCATGGTGGAACCAACTTTAAACGAACAGCTGGCGTACCATTCGTTACAACTAGTTATGATTATGATGCCCCAATTGATGAATATGGTAAGAATTTGATCTTGCATATTTGTGTTTTGTGGAAGTAGTGGTTTTTAATAACATTGAAATCTAAGATtgagtttgtttaattattttttatgataGTCCTGTTGCGTGTTTCTGTCTTGTTTGGCCTGCTGCTGCACTGCTGTTTCTGCAGGTGTTTGGTGTTGTTTTCAGCTGCACAGGTGCTGCTTCTTGCTGTTGCAGGGTGTGGGTTGTGCTCCTGATGTGTGCAGGCTGTTCTGCAGGGAGTCCAGGTGCGTGCTGCAGTCAGGTCTACAGGGAGTGTGGTGTTCGATTGCTGCTGTGTGTAATCTTATGTTGCGTACCCTTTTATTGCATTTGTTGTGTTTGGTTGTTAGGGAGTGGTCTGTACTCCTCTAACTTTTTCTGCTGTTTCGTTTAGATACTTTTGTTCATACCTTTTGGTATTAAATTTGTGTTTTGGAGATATATAGCTAGCTAATTTAATAGTTTGGACATGTGTAAACTTAATTTGACGATATGATATGACGATTTGGAGCGAGCTAATacgtattattatatatatatatatatatatatatatatatatatatatatatatatatatatatatatatatatatatatatatatatatatatatatatagattaatATATGaacgattaaaaaaaatattaaattaaattctcgACTCTATAAAGTGTCAAAAATGATTCGCGCAAAAGTTGTTGGTAAACCCGCAAAAATTATTACTACGCAGATGACCGTCGAAAAATATATAGCTACACCAAACCCCGTCGAGATTCTCGACGCAGAAAGGCGCCAAAAATTATCTGTAGACGACAAACACCGTCGACATTTTCGACGCGGTAGGGCGTCGAGAATTTCTCTACggccaaattctcgacgctgtCGTTGGGCGTCGAGAAAaattttctcgacgcttttGGGCGTCGAAAAATAGCCAAAAAAGCGTCGAAAAATGAcgcattttgtagtagtgagggtcattaaggcaaatgccatgaccagaagacatgaaacacgaagtcagcaaaagctgagtacttacaagaatatagtgaaacaaaacaataaacatgcatcactcactaagtactaatcaacatgcaaaagccatttaatagaTAACAAGTTGTAATATcccgaaattttaaattcgatttattaaaattaaaaatatttattaacttgatttcgttaaattacgaataatcgaatttcgttattttaatcgtttttacgatttattttcaacgataaatttataaactgaaattatttatttttcgttaacgatagtttttaagaaattattttaaataaacatTTATATTTTTAGCAATTTCTGAAAATCACaaacaatttctgaattttgccaaaattgtgaatatattattaaaaaaaaaaaaaaaaaaggggaaaaattTCTGCTTTAtttcccttgctctccacgcaTGAACCAAGAAGTTTTTacttcctctccttccctcaaatcAGTCCATGTTCAATTTCTTGAGCCCCAAGGCCTTCCCCCTTCTAGAATCCTTTCAAAAATTACAAAATCCCTTCAATTTCTGATAAATTTCAATACCAAAATCAATCCACAAAACTGAAAACAATTCTTCCTTGTTCTTCCTTAAtccgaaccaccaccacctcaggaagccaccaccaccaccgtccaCCGTCACCCACCTTCACCACCTATCAGTCGCAAACGCCCCCAGCCACCCAGACCACCATCCACCACCACACACACACCCGCACGAACCCCCTGCCCTCCCCTGCCTTTCTTCCCCTCCTTTCCTTCGCGGCACCACCGACCCcacgccaccaccacaaccaccacaCCACCAGCACCACTCTACTCCTCCGACCACCATCAACAACCACGTCCACCAAACCACCGCCCAGAACCACCCCGTCGGCCTCCCTCTCCCTCGCACCTTCCCCTCCCCTGCTTCCCTTGTTTCGCACCACCACCCCTTCCCCTTTTCGCAACTCCCCCGCCCTCAGCCACCATTAAACACCACCGCGCTCCGCCTGCTCGCACCGCCCCACCAAGCCTGACCACCCGAGCAACCCGAGCCAACCGCCACCTTCTTccttctcctctcctctcttcgtgccccctcccctgtttcttgCGTTCCCTTTCCCAGAAACCCAAAGTAACCAAAATTAGATTTTTaaagatttaattttattttccttcAACCCATATTAAATTGGGCCAACTAACCATTTGGACCTTTGGTAAGACCaatctgaattttcagattttaaatttagcaatatttatgttttaataatttttatgatataattatttactaataaattgttattatttttcaagtttaattatcaaatatcgattttactaaaataaattatctTGGATTAACAAAAACGaaatttaaataagattttcatgaaaaccggtttatgaaataaatatatatttcgaattaaatttcgattaataatattttcattaaattatgaaattatatttatattaaaattcgttatttataaaattcttGACTTATAAAGGTTatgatttataaaaatattgattttaaattatttatcgatttggtactaattcaaggatttaatattttgaaagaaattggactcggagctcaggacgaacgaaccaaggaaaacaaaacccttagcaaatcgcggaagtgaggtaacggctattgctagtacccgcaatccccttataaatgtattatgaaattatgacgttatgattgaatttatgaattaaatgttttgatgtgttttatggattgtgggatgaaatatgatttgattaaattgtttcctataatatgatttgattgagttttctcgtaaaatgatgtttatgcaatgctatgaaagaattgatgttttatggatcccaggatctaaatgatgttttatgatctaaaaagagttatgttatttcaactgaaatacaagccaaggcttggtaaaattacatacaacatgataaatgaaagtgaaagacctggtttgtctggcagtatataaactaccatcttcctatctatcggtcatgcatgcaccacggacacctgtccacccatggattacgagacCAGgatcccatggtttatgagcccaggctcagggcccaggcccatgttacgatgatgagcccagactcagggcccaggcccagtggagaattccttcacggttcgtacttgccgacaactagcatgttaatttaaagtttatgaatgatgttttcattaaaagtttatgaatgaattaaatatgatgttttattaaatattttacctattctattctccctgcgttattaaataaaatgaattgaaatgaatttacgctgctagaatagttcgttactgagtcttcggctcaccgtttttgttttctgttttaggtactgatggggacgatggacacgagtagtggcgagaaatttcactttaatattatccaCCTAGCTTATGCTtacagttttaatagtttaatagttttaattaaagacttttagtaagttatgtacttccattttgataatataaaggattatatatatattttggagtatttaatagcatatgattgatgtttgccttgtaatttccaaaaaggaagttacggcaggtaatgtcccgaccaattaggttaattccgctgctaattatgctttaataattgaattagaggtcgagGCGTTACACaagtaaatcatgaatacaagactcgactcttgactcgactcttgactcacaatttaattagaataagtttcgaacgggccaaaagaatattccataaaggaagggtgttgggagccaaccatacaccaaataataaataataaatatcagaccataccgagtgtcgggccataccgacggaattccagcgcataatatgaattaaacaacgtcttgtatcattagtaggagatcaagctttccgacAAGTCTCcctccattgttcatactcaaggtatatacgttccaagagttttgaagcttgctctggttgcactttacgtttattaatattttattaaggcgaactcaagactcaacagaCAAACACAagtacaattaataaacaacaaccaaacaatcttattttaatgctttaggacttgtgatcaacaaagcaagacattgtgaaattactaccaggttccttctcacaaaagtgagattccacatcatgcccattaacatgagggttgttcccttgcacgaaaaatcctaattctattcatataatattcccaattgaaccctacatgtgcggtggttTACGTGAGAGAACCCTTCACATATGGTAAAATAATAGTACAacgtggtacgaataattggctcaaaagtatgctagacatcccgtacaatagcataacaataaataattcatcccttgcatgtgaaaccaaACTATACATGCATatatattgaacaacatgattgacaatgaaattcatactcataataatcccaacatgcttgttcaaccaataattcaataattccaatataataattcacatgatcttTCACCGAAacaaatattaatccacataatataattcacatcaacaacaatcatgtaatgtccttgacaaaaagtgtggtcgccctaaacttgtacgtacctggaatacctaagtacggggccactgtgcgaatcacgactcaaagctagaaatcaactcctataattaaaataataaaacttaattattaatcatgtttactaaatttccagcaactatttaagactctaaaacctttgttttgattagaaattaatcgttctttaacaatctaatagtctcaaatggtcaattaaagtcctagtaccaaaaacattgacttttggcctttaaaatcattaaaaattaatactTTACGGCCTTAtattaaatatgaaaattaagattgattcccataatttaaatcatcattaaatatgtaaatcaattgcctatacagttgggattaaaaccctattaataaacaatcataaaaactacggatttttcatgacatacccctcaattttcacgaaattcaccaaatgcccctcaactttcagaaattcaccaaatgcccctcacctttaatataatacccaaactacccttactaatgacacgccgttagtccgccgttagcctacttttctaattcaccaaattcccctacaatgtaacttattttaccaaatacccctattttaaaatataattcaccaaatgcccaaatgtaaaaattacctttttaaagcccaacggctagtttttgggcATGTGTATGTCGACCGAAAAGATGGAACAATCCTTGTCGGCTGGTGTTACGggggaggaaattgatgaagcaGGTTCTCCGTGCTAATTTGTTGGTGGCGTTTCTGGGTTTTCTCCGGCTAACAATTGTCCATTGGTTGGGGTTGGGGTTTGGTTGGGGTTGGGTTCTctctctccattttttttaagacAAGTGAGAGTCTTTTTATTATTAGATGCGAATACAACATTAGTTTACACCATAACTGAGCTTAATCATAGTTTAGGGAAGTTGCTGTCAAAAATCCGTAGCTCTAGCGACAACCACATGTCCATAATAGGACTAGACATCGAAAGACACTACTGTCAAGATGACaccaaacaccaacttgctgaaAAAGTTGCCATAGTGAAGCTGTGTTTCTTCGACAATTGCTTGATTATCCAGTTGTTGCGGATTAATAAACCTATTTGTTCACTGGCCTAGTTCTTCCAAAGACAAGAGCTTACCTTTGTTGCTGTTAAAATGAACAACTGTCTTAAAGCGTTGAACAGAGATTATGGGATTCAATGCAGGAATGCTTTTGATTTGGGTGAATTGGTTGTAACTGTTAAACAGGATAAAAAACAGACCaatgaaaagttcaaaacattTGGATTGCAATATTTGACGAATCTATTTACATCGGGTAAAGAATTGTTTTTGTACGTGCTTAAAGGTCCTGCAGCACCTCTAGGAAGTTGGGGTGCTACTATGTTGTCTTTAGAACAAATTGAAGCAGCTACTCGTGATGCTTACTTGTGCTGCCTTGTTGCGTATTTCTCTTgttaattactccatatttggGAACTAAAGTGCTTCCTCATGAAATTGTAATCAATCTAGCATTTCTGCTGCTAATAGTTTCAGATGTGTCAGAAATAAAGTGTACTAAAAATATCAGCAACAGATTAAGCATATTCAACACACAAAGAAACATCACTTATCAAACTAGATTAAGCATATTCACCATTCAAAAACATCATAATTATCATATTCACCATTCAAAAATAACTTCATATAGTGACAGATATACTGAAACAATATGTAGTATGGATCAAAAACATCATAATTAAGCATATTCGCCATTGTTGCTTGtatcacacttgtagtataccctttgtggattgagtgttgtatcggagctacgaatgacaaatttcctcccacgataacagattttatttgggactctaacatatgtggactcattatgTGTGGATAATGATTTTGAATGATAACTCATGACACAAAATGAGATGAAACTACAACAAAAAAATTTGGTGACTAAATAAACACTCAGAACAgggttatttatattaaaacaataagctacg contains:
- the LOC130461869 gene encoding uncharacterized protein isoform X2; translation: MISEIPNSLIGSPNLEVQFTSDLLKIWLLQLPVSYKAVVHTFTITCTMVEPTLNEQLAYHSLQLVMIMMPQLMNMGVQVRAAVRSTGSVVFDCCCV
- the LOC130461869 gene encoding uncharacterized protein isoform X1, which codes for MSLSATLKKNLCSLIIYRFSEFGGPVHERPVEDLAFAVARFIQSGGSYIYYYMYHGGTNFKRTAGVPFVTTSYDYDAPIDEYGSPGACCSQVYRECGVRLLLCVILCCVPFYCICCVWLLGSGLYSSNFFCCFV